The genomic interval CCGGCTAAATACCGCATCTACAAATCTGTTTTCTTTAAGATGTTTCATTATATCTTTGGCAGAGTCCTTTTTAATATTCCCTATCGAAAGCTCTTTTCTATCCGTGGCATAGCCGCAGCAGGGCTTGACAGCGCCGTCCGGCATCACAAAAAATACGTTACCGGGCCCCCGGCAATAATCTTCCTTAAACCACTTACCGCCCCATGGGTCTCTAAATTTTAACGCCCTTCCCACAGGAGCGATCTCCACCTTAAATGTCCTGAGAAATATCCCGCTATCACTTCTTTTCACCAATGCATTCAGCACATTTAATTTCGCTCTTGTCTCTCTGTCTTTCGCGCCGGAGGTGTAAGCGATCGACACGATATCAGACCTTCTCCATATACAGGCGGCAAGCTCTATGAAACGCACCACTTTCCTGATGCTCTGCCTGTGAAACGCGTCGACACTGACGCATATCGAACCGTCGTATCCGGCATTGAATAATCTGACGAGAGAGCATTTCAATTCGTTTTCGTCGTGCCACCATACGGCATTGGTCATTATCCTATCAAATAAGAATCCTTCCCCAACCGCCCTTTTAGTGAGCGCGCATAAAAAATCGAGCGCCAGAAAAGGCTCGCCGCCGGTAAACCCCACTCTCTTCACTCCGACCCTCCTGCATCCAATTAAGAATCTATCCGCATGCTTCGCGGAGAGCGTCTTCCTGCTCTTTGGGATATCGCAATGGCCGCAGGACAGGTTGCAATCCGTCGTAGGAGAAAACAGCACCTCTTCCGGGTAAAAACCTTTTCTACTCATTACAATTCCTATCGTTAGAAGTTCTCGCTGTAGAGCTCAAAAAATGCCTGCGGATGCTTGCATGCGGGGCACTTGGCCGGGGCATGGGCGCCTTCTGTGACATATCCGCAATTAGTGCAATGCCACTTAACATTTCCTTTTTTCCTGAAGACTTCCTTCTTACTGATATTAGCTATCAGCTTTCTATATCTCGCCTCATGGTACTTCTCGACTTTCGATATCTGATCGAAGGAATTACATATCTCCGGGAAACCTTCGCTCCTGGCTGTCTTTGCAAAGCCTGAATATAAGGTGGTCCATTCCATATTCTCACCCGCCGCGGCGGCCTCCAGGTTAGCCTGGGTATCTTTTATCGAGCCGGCCGGATAGGCCGCGGTTATCATTACTTCGCCACCCTCGAGATGTTTGAAGAAGACCTTGGCATGCTCTTTCTCGTTCTCCGCGGTCTCGATAAATATATTGGCTATCTGCTCATAGCCTTCCTTCCTGGCAGCGCTCGCGAAATAGGTATATCTGTTTCTCGCCTGCGATTCTCCGGCGAATGCCGCAAGTAAATTTTTCTCCGTCTCCGTCCCCTGAATGGATTTACTCATTATCTTCCTATCCTCCCTGTTTTTTTATATACTTACTCATTACAAAATCCGACCATCTCTTATCGAACTCTTTCTCGCTTAGCAGGCATTCGTCGTCTATAGCGTTAACAGCATGCCGGCCGGAGGATATAGCCTCGAGAATGCCGTCCAGTCCCTTCATCCCCCAATTATCTATTATATATTCAACGGCCGTATAGGCAAGTATATACGACAATACCAGTTCGCGGGAATTAGCGCCGGGATTCCTGAAAACCTGGTCGAGCGCCTGTATCGAAATATCGGGCTTACTGTTCGCGTATGCCGGAATATTGATTACAGCGCCGGGCCTGGTCCGCTTAATCTCCTCGTATACGGCAATGCCTTCACTGAGCCAGACCGGACAATTATTATTGGTCTTCGCAGATATTATAGCATGGGTATATTCATGGTATAAATAGCTGACCATCTCCTTTTCCTCCGATACAGATACAGGCAAGGGAATGCGTATATTGCCGTCATAAAATGCCCTGACCAGATCGCGCATCTTAAATATCTCCCTGAAGTCTTTTTCCGAATAGAAGAAAACCACAGTCCTGGCTTTAGGAAGATACGATAGATCCTTACCCACGTCAAAATAGGCCCTCTCCAATATCTTCGCCATGATGTCCGCGTTCACGGGAAGATCCTTATCATACCTCATATCGAAGTAAGGCAGTACCTTTGTCCTCTGATCGACCAATACAGCCTCTTCCTTGTTTGCTTTTTCGCGTTTTTCGGCCAGAGTTTTATTATCAGGATCGAGTTTAGCCGCCTTATCGAAATAGAAAATAGCCTTCTCTAATTCTGTCTTCTTATAGTAAATATCGCCCAAAAATTCGTATATCCGGCTATCCGCGTACACCAGCACAGCTTCTTTAAGCAGCAATATCGCCGCATCATTCCTTACGGCCTTAAATTCATTTACAGCGTCATTAAATAAAGCTATACCCAGGCTTCTCTGGCAGTTGACGGAATCATCGGCGATCTCGCGGGCCATATCCAGGTCTTCCTGGGCCTTGGCCCAATCGGGCCTCCTTGTCATAAATACCGCCCTCTTGGCATACATCAGCGCAAGATTCTGCCTGGTGTAAGTGCTCTGCACGACGCCATA from Candidatus Omnitrophota bacterium carries:
- a CDS encoding rubrerythrin family protein, yielding MSKSIQGTETEKNLLAAFAGESQARNRYTYFASAARKEGYEQIANIFIETAENEKEHAKVFFKHLEGGEVMITAAYPAGSIKDTQANLEAAAAGENMEWTTLYSGFAKTARSEGFPEICNSFDQISKVEKYHEARYRKLIANISKKEVFRKKGNVKWHCTNCGYVTEGAHAPAKCPACKHPQAFFELYSENF
- a CDS encoding tetratricopeptide repeat protein is translated as MKITSRTRNLVLIVILTPIIILLAVYFLSPDLLNLSTPGSFEYIRKGEALMDKGKYADAIRYYEKAYESSPESEAIRNSLVYAYSTYAVKMAEVEKYDSGIEYLSKAYGVVQSTYTRQNLALMYAKRAVFMTRRPDWAKAQEDLDMAREIADDSVNCQRSLGIALFNDAVNEFKAVRNDAAILLLKEAVLVYADSRIYEFLGDIYYKKTELEKAIFYFDKAAKLDPDNKTLAEKREKANKEEAVLVDQRTKVLPYFDMRYDKDLPVNADIMAKILERAYFDVGKDLSYLPKARTVVFFYSEKDFREIFKMRDLVRAFYDGNIRIPLPVSVSEEKEMVSYLYHEYTHAIISAKTNNNCPVWLSEGIAVYEEIKRTRPGAVINIPAYANSKPDISIQALDQVFRNPGANSRELVLSYILAYTAVEYIIDNWGMKGLDGILEAISSGRHAVNAIDDECLLSEKEFDKRWSDFVMSKYIKKQGG